Genomic DNA from Ruminococcus sp. OA3:
CCTGCCGATCGTGGTACTGGTCATTCTGTGTATTTCCGCAATGCTTTATACGGGAGGTATACTGGAAGGAGCAGATGTTGTTACAGCATTTGCCAACTGTGACTCTTCATTAAGTCTGGTATTGGGATCATTTTTTGCACTGGTATTTACTTTTGTCCTTTATCTGGGAAGAAAAATCCTGACATTTGAAGCATTCTGCGAGAGCTTTGTCCAGGGTTTTCGTTCGATGACGCCGCCCATCATGATCCTTTGTCTGGCATGGACACTGTCAGGAGTCTGCAGTGCGGACTATATGAATATTGGCGGTTACGTAGGAAATCTGGTAGCGGGGAGTTCGCTGGTCGGCATTCTGCTTCCGTGTCTGTTCTTCCTGATCGCAACAGGACTGGCATTCTCTACGGGAACATCCTGGGGAACCTTCGGTATTTTAATACCGATTGCACTTGCAATACTGGGTACGGGTGATGTCTCATCGCTGTCTGTCACGGTCGCAGCAATTCTGGCAGGGGCAGTCTGCGGAGATCATATTTCACCGATTTCGGATACAACGATTCTTGCCTCTGCGGGGGCTCAGTGTAATCACATTAACCACGTTTCCACGCAGATACCGTATGCCCTCCTGGTAGCGGCGTGCTGTTTTGCAGGTTACCTGACGGCAGGGATTGCAGGAAACGGATGGGCAGGGCTTGCTGTAGGACTTATCTGCCTTGCAGTGATCCTTGCAGTGATCACGGTAAACGAAAAGAACACCAAAAGTTCATAGTTTTTAGAAAAAATTTATAGAATATCCGGTTGATATTATGCATAAAAAGGAATACAGTAGTAGTATTCTATACTAAGAGGAAAAGAGTGAAAGTCTGAAAGAAAACTTTCACCCATCCCTGAGCGAAGACGCAGCAGATGCGTCGTGGGAGGAAAGAATGGGAAAATTACGAGACAAATTTGCACGGTTTATGATCGGACGGTACGGCGTGGATAATCTGGGAAGGGTGTTGGTCTATGCATCATTGATCCTGCTGATCTTATCTATGTTCATACGGTATCGGATTGTATACATTCTGGCTATCGCCGCCCTGATCTATGCATACTTCCGCATATTTTCAAAAAACGTTTCCAAACGTTATGAGGAAAACAGAAAATTCCTGAATTTGCAGCATAAGATAAGCGGTAGGTTTTCGGCACTTAAAAATCAGGGGCAGGATAAAGACCACCGTTATTTTAAATGCCCGGCATGTAAACAGAAAGTCCGGGTTCCGAAGGGGAAAGGAAAGATTTCCATCCGTTGTCCGAAATGTCATGCGGAATTCATTAAACGTACATAGTGCAGGATGGAAATCGTAAAAGAAAACGATGTTTGGATATGTTACGATCAATAAAGACGAGTTAAAAATCAAAGATGTGCGGAGATACCAGGCGTACTACTGCGGAGTCTGCCAGGACCTGAAGGACCGGCACGGCATGGCGGCACAGTCTACGCTGACGTATGATATGACATTTCTGGCAGTGCTTCTTACCGGGCTGTATGAGGGCCCGGTCATAGATGAGCAGTGCAGGTGTATCGTACATCCGGTGAAAAAGCACTGGTGCCTTCGCAACACCTATACAAGCTATGCAGCGGATATGAATCTGCTGCTTTGCTATTATAATCTGATGGATGACTGGCTGGATGAGAAAAAACTGATTCCATATACGGTTGCAAAACTGGTGCGTTCTGAATTCAGGAAAGTCTGCAGCCAATATCCAAGGCAGGCACGGGCGATTCGTCACTATATGAAACGTCTGGGAGAATGCGAACGGAAGAACAGTCAGAATCTGGACCTGGGCGCAGGACTTACCGGGGATCTGTTCGGTGAGATACTTGTATATGAAGAGGATATATGGGCAACCATACTGCGCAAGCTCGGGTTCTACCTGGGTAAATTCATCTACCTTATGGATGCGTACGATGATGTGGAGAAGGATAAGAAGACAGGAAATTACAACCCGTGGATGAAGCTGAGTGAACGGGAAGACTTTCTCACAGAGAGTGAACAGATTCTGACCATGATGATGAGCGGATGTGCCAGGGAATTTGAAAAACTTCCGATTATAGAAAATGTGGACATTTTACGAAATATCCTGTATTCTGGTATTTGGACAAAATATGATATGTTGAAGAAGAAAGCCAAGGAGAATCATTGATGTTAGATCCATATAGCGTGCTGGGAGTTCCGTCAAATGCCAGCATGGATGATATAAAGAAAGCGTACCGAAAGTTAAGCCGCACGTATCATCCGGATGCCAATGTAAATAATCCGAATAAGGAACAGGCGGAAGAAAAATTCAAACAGGTACAGGAAGCGTACAATCAGATTCTTAATGAGCGGGAGCGTGGGAGCAGTGATTATGACTCCTGGTACGGCAGAGATACGCAGAGGACATCATACGGCAGCGATGAGGAGACGATCAAGATGCAGGCGGCAGCCAATTACATCAACAGTCAGCACTTTCGAGAAGCCATGAATGTACTGAACGGTATCACAGGGCGCAGCGGAGACTGGTTTTACCTTCATGCTGTTGCGAATGCCGGACTTGGAAACAATGTGAGCGCGCTGGAAGACGCAAGAGAAGCTCTTCGCATCGACCCGAACAATATGAAATATCAGATGCTGGTCAATCAGCTGCAGTCCGGAGGCCAGTGGTATGAGAATATGGGCACCGGTTACGGATACGAGCGTCCTCAGACGGGAATGGGGAACTGCTGCTGGCAGTGTCTTGCCGTCAATCTGTTCTGCAACTGCTGCTGCGGTCGTCCGTGCTGATGACCGGCATATGAAAGAGGGATAAGGATATGAAAATTCCTGAGAAATGGGCGGGAAAAATTGTGTTTGCCGTACAGGCAGTCCTGGTTTTGGTCTACGTTCTGTTCACATTCTGGCAGGACATCAGTGAAAAAAGAAAACGTGCCAGAAAAGTTCAGCGTCAGGAAGAAAAAGAAGCTGTACGCTACACGAAGGCAAAATACCGGTTAAAACGAAAGAATTTAAAAAAAAGAAAATAAAGTGTATAAGAAACGCCGTTGCGGTCATACTATAAATATCTACAGAGGGATGATCACAACGGCGTGACGTTTCTTTGTAGATTACCAGGAATCACATTGGAATCCCCCTCCAATGGTGAGTGACGAAAGACAAAAAGAAATACTTATCCTCCCCTTTAACCCCCGTGGCTGCGGAAACCCGCAGTTTTCGGGGGTTTCTTAATGTTTTCGAGAAGATAAGTATTGAAAATCTGCTGTCAAATTGCTGTCAAACTGCTGTCAGATATTGTCAAGGTACGGTCAGATAATGTGGCTGTTATTGTAGATGGTTGACATGGTGCTGCGCAGCTCATCATTATTCTTTGAAAGTGATTTGTAATACACCGCCATTGTGATTCCGACATCTCTGTGTCCCAGAGCTTCGGACACGATGCTGATATCTACTCCGGCTGTTATGGCACCGCTCGCGAAGGTCTTTCTGAGTTTGTGGCTGGTGGCGTAGTCAATCCCTGCATATGTGGTTAAGCGTGACCATGTATCATAGATATTTGACTTTGTAGGGATGTGTTTGTTTCTGTTGCAGACCACCAGATCACACAGGATGCCAGTTGAGAGGTAACGGCGTTTTAATTCCTTTATCCATTTTTCTACAGGTTCAGATATAGGTATGATACGGTGTGATGAATCCGATTTCGGGGGCTTTTCATATTGCTGTTTCCCAGCCCTGTTGCCGTTCTCATCGCGTGAATATCCTTCTGCTATCTGCTTGGTAATGGATATGGTGTGCTGTTTAAAATTGATATCTGTCCATTTCAACGCCATAGCTTCACCCAGACGCATCCCGGTAAATGCCATGATTAAAAATATGGGACTGTACATAAAGAGGTGTCCCTGTTCCCACGCATCGTAGACGGCACGTTCCAGCTTTTGCAGTTCGTCTAAAGTGAATACCTGCTTGGATTCTTCTGCCTTTTTGCATCGCTTATAAGGAATCTCCACATAGTTGAGGACGTTGGCATCGATGTACTTGCGTTGCTCTGCCCTCAGGAATACTTTGTTCAGGATAGTATGTAATGATTTGACAGAGGATTTTGCATAGCCTGCATCAATCTGTTTCTTGAAAAATTTGGACAGGTCGCTGTCAGTGATCGTGTTTATCGGTTTTTTGCCAATCTCACTGTCCTGAATATGATTCCGGTAAACCGTTTCGTATCTGTCATATGTGGTGTCTTCTTTGATTCCCCAGACGAAATTCTTGAGTACTTCATCTGTGAATTCCGCTAACGTGGGTATGTTGCCTGATTTTTTGAATTCAACTTTTAATAGATAATTCCGTAAAACCTCCTCCTGAGTACTTCCGTATACAGGTTTACGTTTTCCAGTATCGGAGAGGGGGGCGGGAATATACATCATCCACCGATTTTCCCCCTCTCTGTAGGTTGCCTTTGGCATCCTCATGATTCCCATCCCTACTTTCGTAATGAGGGAACGCATCTCATCTACTGTTATAGTACCATCAAGGAGGAGGGAATTCAATACGGAATCTAGTGGAGCATTTGTATCCGTAATCTGTGTTCCCCCCCTGTGATGTTATACTGTCACATGTATATTATGTGATGAGGATGTTTCAGGGTGTTCGATAGATAACATGGTATCTGACTTTGTTGGCATAAGCGAATTATTTTTTGCAATCAATTCTGATGGTTCGAAAAACGTTCGGGTCGCACGCTGTATTTCACCGATTGCATGACGGGCATCTGTTATTGTGAATAAGTCAATGCCATATCTTGATTTGTAATTTTGAAATTTAGTTTCGGGATTTTTAGTATTCAGACGTTGGAGCAAATCGATCATCTGCTCTTTACAGAAAATACAGTTTTGATACTGCATGAGAAAATCTGTGATATTTTTGAACTTTTTTGGATATGCATTGATGCTCTGGTGATAGATTCTTTCCAGTCCATCATTATACCGCTGTTGCATGGTGCTGAAGTGTTGTAGTGCTTTTTCCCAGCGACGGTTCCAGTTGACGGTGAATTCATAGGAGATATCTTGTCCGCGCATTCGTTTTGAGCGGATTTCCAAGCGACTCTTGGCGGTATCTGTTCCCCCACTTTCTGCACGCTTATCATAGTTCTCCACTTCGAAGTCATCGTTTTTGATGGCAACACTTAGCTGTTGTTCCGTAAATAAATCTACCGTCTTGTAGCAGTTGCGTACATGATACGCACAAGCCAGCATGCTGATTAGCAGACGATTCAGTTTCGCATACTTTATATAATGGTCATCATCGGATGAATCAAAACGCATATCGACTCGTACTAAATCGTATTGATGGATTCCAGCCCCGGCGGTCACAGTGTCAAGTGCTGTGAGGAAATCAGGGTATGTATTGATATCACCTGTCAGATTGTTCAGGTTTAGCTTACTGCTGGTTCGAAGTCCGTTGTTTGTGGTGGTTATGCTTGTGATGCATCGTTTTACCGCATCATCTACATTTGTGACGATACCGTTGCTTTTGATGGTCAGTGTGTGGATACTGCCTCTTAAATGATAATCGTTCATGTTACTTTTGTTCAATAAATTGCCTCCTGTGTATTACATCGTTAATAGTTACTTGTTATAGCATGGAATTGGTAAAACATGCTCAACATGTACAATATAACATAAAAAAATTAGTTTGTCTATACATAATGCACGAAAATAATTAAAAACACAAACATTTGTTTTGGACAATATACACTAAAAAGAATGTTGAAAATCGTGAAAAATACTACTTTGCTTTATGCATATATGTGATTTATCGTAGAAAATATTGCACAATAAAAGCACCCAGCTGTCCGCCAGATGCTTTTATGTAAAAATATTTGTATAGTTTTTACAGTGATTTGTCACGCATAATCACGTTTTGCCCGAATTAAAGTACTTTTGCTGATGCCGGTCATGGCTTCCACCTGCTTGTAGGAATGATCGCTTAGCAGTTGGAGAGCATGTTTCACCTGCTCCCTCTTGTATTTTCTGGGTCTCCCTTCTGTGAAAGAGGGCTTCAGTTTTGCGATTGCTTTTCCCTCCTGTGTACGTTCCACGATCATATCCCGTTCAAACTGTGCAAAGCTCAGCAGGATGTTACGCATCAAAGTACTCACTGAGGTATTGTCCAATATACCCAGATTCAGTACGTGTACCGTTATTCCTCTGTCAATCAGTGTTGTTATCAAATCACTTGCCTGTGTAACGCTTCTCGCAAAGCGGTCGAGCTTAGTGACGATTAGTGCATCCCCCGATTTCAATTCCAGCATCATACGATTAAATTCTGGACGTTCCATCTTTGTTCCTGTAAAGCTGTCGACAAATAATTTTACCGCTCCATGTTCTCTTAGCTTTTGTTCCTGTGCTTCAAGGCTGTTGCCGTCCTTTGCCTGTTGTTTGGTTGATACTCTTGCGTAGCCGTAAATCATACTTTTCCTCCTTGATTTTTGAATATAAGTAATGATACCGCGTAAAGTACTGTTTTATGGTTTCCTCAATTACTGTGCCAATTCTTCTGAGTTATGACACCGCTTATGCAAAATGAGGCTTTAAAGCTGTTCATCTGTGGTCGTGAGAGACAGACAATATTTATCACCGCATATCGTTTGCAGTTTCAATGAGCAGGTCGCTTCATCGACGACCAAAGTCACAAGTTTTATTTTTCTGCTGCAATTGAGTACATCATATATTACGTACAAGAAGCATTCTTTTTCCATGCGTCCACCTCCTGACACAAGTATAGTCTCGATAGCGACTATAGTCAAGTATAAGACTACATCATATGATGATAATATACATGGAGGGAAAATATGATTTCATATCAACCATTTTGGGCTACATTGAGTGAATCCAGTGAGACAACGTATACATTGATTCATATGCACAATATTTCCAGTTCTACAATTGACAAGCTTCGAAAGGACAAGCCATTGAATACCACCACAGTCAATGATTTGTGCCGAATTCTGCATTGTAAGGTGGAAAATATCATGGAGTATATACCATCGGATAAAGATCAAAAGCTATGATTCTGATAACAGTCGGGAAAGTTCGGGAAAACACCCGTTTCAAGCGGTTTTCAGAGGGTATTATACTTGTGATAAAAAATTTGGTTATCCGATAAAGCCTTATGCAGCAAGGCTTTTTTGATTGAGCATAAATGAGTATGGTTCGAAAACATGTTCGGTAATGTATTTTATGTATAACGTCTGTGAGTGTCACATAGACGATATTGTAACTTCAGGATAAGTGATATAGATGTAAACTATCGGGACTAGATAAGAGAGATGCGTTCCATAGTGTGCTGTCAACTTGTTGTC
This window encodes:
- a CDS encoding helix-turn-helix transcriptional regulator; this translates as MISYQPFWATLSESSETTYTLIHMHNISSSTIDKLRKDKPLNTTTVNDLCRILHCKVENIMEYIPSDKDQKL
- a CDS encoding recombinase family protein, whose product is MIYGYARVSTKQQAKDGNSLEAQEQKLREHGAVKLFVDSFTGTKMERPEFNRMMLELKSGDALIVTKLDRFARSVTQASDLITTLIDRGITVHVLNLGILDNTSVSTLMRNILLSFAQFERDMIVERTQEGKAIAKLKPSFTEGRPRKYKREQVKHALQLLSDHSYKQVEAMTGISKSTLIRAKRDYA
- a CDS encoding Na+/H+ antiporter NhaC family protein — protein: MSATIWSLLPPIVAIALALITKEVYLSLLVGILTGSLLFTQFHVLTAVETTVEIMGMKIGDNVNILIFLVLLGILVALITKSGASKAYGEWATARIKGERGALLATTALGMLIFVDDYFNCLTVGTVMRPVTDKYKISRAKLAYIIDATAAPICIIAPISSWAAAVGSSLPENSGIDGFNLFLRTIPFNLYALLTIIFMLFLIIRKVDFAAMKRYNDKVLADGEETTVGSDELPIMGRGKVKDLILPIVVLVILCISAMLYTGGILEGADVVTAFANCDSSLSLVLGSFFALVFTFVLYLGRKILTFEAFCESFVQGFRSMTPPIMILCLAWTLSGVCSADYMNIGGYVGNLVAGSSLVGILLPCLFFLIATGLAFSTGTSWGTFGILIPIALAILGTGDVSSLSVTVAAILAGAVCGDHISPISDTTILASAGAQCNHINHVSTQIPYALLVAACCFAGYLTAGIAGNGWAGLAVGLICLAVILAVITVNEKNTKSS
- a CDS encoding J domain-containing protein, encoding MLDPYSVLGVPSNASMDDIKKAYRKLSRTYHPDANVNNPNKEQAEEKFKQVQEAYNQILNERERGSSDYDSWYGRDTQRTSYGSDEETIKMQAAANYINSQHFREAMNVLNGITGRSGDWFYLHAVANAGLGNNVSALEDAREALRIDPNNMKYQMLVNQLQSGGQWYENMGTGYGYERPQTGMGNCCWQCLAVNLFCNCCCGRPC
- a CDS encoding site-specific integrase codes for the protein MRMPKATYREGENRWMMYIPAPLSDTGKRKPVYGSTQEEVLRNYLLKVEFKKSGNIPTLAEFTDEVLKNFVWGIKEDTTYDRYETVYRNHIQDSEIGKKPINTITDSDLSKFFKKQIDAGYAKSSVKSLHTILNKVFLRAEQRKYIDANVLNYVEIPYKRCKKAEESKQVFTLDELQKLERAVYDAWEQGHLFMYSPIFLIMAFTGMRLGEAMALKWTDINFKQHTISITKQIAEGYSRDENGNRAGKQQYEKPPKSDSSHRIIPISEPVEKWIKELKRRYLSTGILCDLVVCNRNKHIPTKSNIYDTWSRLTTYAGIDYATSHKLRKTFASGAITAGVDISIVSEALGHRDVGITMAVYYKSLSKNNDELRSTMSTIYNNSHII
- a CDS encoding DUF5685 family protein, yielding MFGYVTINKDELKIKDVRRYQAYYCGVCQDLKDRHGMAAQSTLTYDMTFLAVLLTGLYEGPVIDEQCRCIVHPVKKHWCLRNTYTSYAADMNLLLCYYNLMDDWLDEKKLIPYTVAKLVRSEFRKVCSQYPRQARAIRHYMKRLGECERKNSQNLDLGAGLTGDLFGEILVYEEDIWATILRKLGFYLGKFIYLMDAYDDVEKDKKTGNYNPWMKLSEREDFLTESEQILTMMMSGCAREFEKLPIIENVDILRNILYSGIWTKYDMLKKKAKENH